The genomic segment CTGCATGTAACTCTATACTCTTCTCCTTCTGGCCAACAATGctcattttcttttccctttcaaatGGCTTTGTGATCTTACGTAGAAGTCCTTTCTCCTTTGTAGACTCTGCCAAAAGCAGTAATCTTATTTCAAGTCCTAATAGTAGCATGAATATGCATAATAGTTAAAGTTCTCACTGTCATCATGGCTATAAGCCCTTTGCACATTATTTGTGCAATAGGTTTCCCAAGTGCCTCCAGACGCAAATGCCAAGAGGAAAGCTATTCCTGCTTCCCAGCAACAGGCAGACATGGAAACTTCCGTTATCAGACATTGTCTCTGGTCTCTGAAGGCATATTCGGAAATACGTCGCTCCCTTGTGATGCGTTGCTTAACTGGGATTTGGTTTTCATTAAGAACTGCGCCCTCCTGTACATAATTCTCTCTTGCTCTTGCTTCAGCTCAATATATGAACGGGAAAAAGTGTGGAAAATGGAAGTGACAGGAAAAGCCATGAGAAGGATGCCACTCAAGATGCTGCTCAGAGCCACCACCTGGCCTGGGATGCTTCTGGGTACCATATCGCCATAGCCCACTGTTGTCATAGTGATAACGGCCCACCAATAGCAAGCAGGGATACTGGTGAACTCCTGAGAGTCTGCCATCTCGTTTTCAATCACATACAAGAGGGGAGCAAAAAGTGCAATGGCTACACAAAGGAACAGCAGCAACAGTCCAAATTCACGTGTGCACCTACGAGCTGTGAGTCCCAAGGTCTGCAGACCTAGTGAATGCCTGGCGAGCCGCATGACGTAGAGAATCCTCAAGGCACGGAGTATACGGAGCACCAGGCCTACCTTATCCAGGTAAATGTTGCCAGAGCTTGGCTTTTTGTTGCTACTCACTGAAGCACTATCTAGTAGTAAAGTGATATAATAGGGCAGGATGGCAACTATGTCAATTAATGTCAGAGGGTGCCGCAGAAATATAAATTTGCTTGGTGCCTGGATGAATCTCAAGAGGAACTCCAAGGAAAACCATCCGACGCAAACAGATTCCACAATGAAAATGTTGTAGCACATCTGAGAACACTCGCCCTGGAGTAGGAGGGAAGGTTACACCATATGAGAATCATGTCACTTGGCAAATGTCACAGAAACAGttcacaaagaacagaaaaattaTCCAACTGTCGCAAACCAAGCCATAATTAGATCAGTGGAGTGACACTTATTTCTTACATGGTCAGtggaaaataacaatagcaaattTGACTGTTGCCAAAAAATGAGGGACATATGACcactctcctcccttccctctggtTAGCAGAATAGGGACCAGGCAACCTATAATATAGGACAGGAATTACAAGAAGTATAAAAGGGTTTGACTATTATTTCTACATAGGCAACTTGCTCTTAAAACAAAGGAGTTGCTAGAATTCTTTCTCACTtttcttgattgcagaaaatcccacttcagcaacagagtggtcaatgcctggaatgcactacctgactttgTGGTTTCTTCTCCTAACTCCCAGAACTTTAACTTTaggctgtctactgttgacctcaccccattcctaagggatctgtagggggcgtgcataagtgcacctaagtgcctaccgtccctatctcctatgtccccatttatttgtatccatttcatgtattcataatcatgtttatacttatatatctattatcttatgcacgcttgacaaataaataaataaaaatattatataccaGCAATGAATGTCTCTGTAGTAAGAGAAGCAGTTCATGTCATCATGTTTTCCagaaggtgctttggaaaataagttgtctccccctcctttctgtgacagcccctcaaatattggaacactgctatcatgacacccctggtccttctcttcactagattagccatgacctgtaactgttcttcatatgtctccagggcccctaatcatcttcgttgctttcctctgcactctttccaaggattctacattatttttacagtgtggtgaccaaacctgggtGCAATATTCCAGGTATAGCCTTAATAAGGTTTTATAGAGTGGTACTAAtacctcacatgatcttgattatatcttgctgttaatgcaacctaggattgcattggcttttttggctgctgacacacacactgctggctcatatttaactgattATCCACTAGgaatccaagatccctctcacaatgaCTGTGACCAAAGTGGTGGTTTGCACAAAAAGCTCACCAAAAGGGTGAGCAACACTTGTGTTCCCCTGAAAGAGAATAAATTCCAGATAATTAGATAATTTCAgataatcctcccccccccccaacttactCGTTCCTCTTCTTCTCGTAACCCAGGCATGGTGCTGATAGACAGATTAACTGCTGTGACTGTTACAAAGAGGACAGATAAACAGGCAAACACTTTTCCAGGGATCCCTGACTGAGGCTTCTCCACCATGTCCTGTAACTTTTTCATGCATAGGCTGCCTTTTGTCTCTGTTCCTGTTGCTTCAGAAGGGTTTTCGCAGTCCAAAAACTCATCCTCTATTTCGTTCATTTCTGCAAATTCCTCCATCTTCTGGAGGTATCTCCTCTTGCAGCACCACTCTAGGCTGTCCTCCTCTATGCCCCAGTAGAGCAGCTCTTCTTGGAAGGAGAGGGCGCACACCTCTCTCAAGAGCCGGAGCTTCCCTGCCcgcagaaaagtcaagatggtccTAAATGCTCCCGGGTTGCGATCAAAGAAGAACTCATTGCAAGTCACGTCGTAATCGTCACAAATATTGAGGATGTCGTCAAAATTGTTGCAGAATTTCAGCTGTCCCAAGCGAGTCATGGGGAACTTGTCCAGGGTGGTCCAGGGGAGCAAATATTTAAAGCCACCCACGTTAATGATGATATAGTGTTTCCTTTCTTCTGGGCGGACACTTTCGTAGAGGTCTTTGCCAGGATGAAGACGCTTGGCTCTTTGGTAGAAGACCCCCTTCAGAGTTTCTCTTTCAGCAAATAAAGGGTGGTTGAAGGAGGCATCTGAAGCACAGCTGAGGGCACTGTAGTCATAGTCTGAATTTTCTCCTGGGAGAAGAGTCATCTTGATCACTGGCTTACTTCACATCACTTTTGCGCCAGTTACAAATTTCTAAAACGAAGGGGGAAAACAAAGTGTCAGTTCATGTGTGTATCTCACATCCTATtgactgtcatctgcacctccataactgacTGGTTTGGCTCTgaaaccaaacaagacaaacataggCTTCGACAGGtaattagaattgcagaaaaaaggattgctaccaatctgccttccattgaggacctgtatactgcacgagtcaaaaagagggctgtgaaaatatctacagattgctcacatcctggacatacatTATTTCAACAtccaccctcaaaatgacactgtaaagcactgcatacagaacaactagacacaagaacagtttttccctgaaagcCATCATTCTgcaaaacaaataattcccacaacactgtcaataatttactaagaatgtattactattcctcttctcttccttcctactatctatctctccatacttatgactataaccgtgttgcttgcttgtttgtttgtttattggttttatttatttgtatctttcaatttatattgtttttgtttcctagtacaatttgatagcttattagtaaccttgactatcactaagtgtcgcatctttttattcttgatggatgtattttattctccttatgtacactgagagcatatgcaccaaagacaaattccttgtgtgtccaatcacacttggccaataaagtattctattctattctattggggAAGGGGGTGGGGATAATTTGCATAGGATTTGCACAacacaagaataaaaaaatattaaacaatggAAACAGCCAACAATTGGGAAATTTCTACATCCTCCTTCCAGTTATTATTATTGCTTACCAAATCTCACAAGGCCTTATGAGATTCCacctatttttattgttttatttggaGTTCATGGATACTTTGGGGAAATATGGAAATTTTGGCACTGCCATTGCAATCTGTCAGGTCTCTGACATATGCGTACtatgaaatggaaataatttataGGTTAAAAGAAGTCCTCACAGACTTTACTCCACTACTTGTTGGTGGGGGGAGGAGTTCATGTCACTTGCAAGGCCCTTGAGCCAGTGCTGTGTCTGAAGACatgttttgatcatgtggccagcaggataTCGTGGAGTGCTGCTAGCTTCCcattgaaatggtacctatttatctactcacatttgcatgcttttgaaactgctagattggcaggagctggggtgacgatgggagctcactccttcaTGTGGCATTtgagtctcaaacctgggctgtcagtttTTTACCTGATAAGCCCAATGTCTTAAGCACTGAGCCAGCGTGCTGCTCCAATATAGGAGTCTGaagataaaattatataaaatatttgatatttatggatctaggggaaaaaaagaatgctgGAAAAGTAGCAATTATATGCTGGAATCAAATCTACATTCTTTGTGGAACATCTATTATTATAAGATGTAATCTGAGGCTGTATCAGGCAGAAGCCAGGCTAGGGGAATAGCTAATAGCACCTAGAAgagatataataaataaattatatctaATAAATCTTGTTTCTAGATTTAGAGCCCATAATTGATGTTATAATGAATGAAGTCACTAATACAGGCTCATTAATAATGTAAGATTATATTACTCATTAATTCTTGCTAGGTTTACTGTCTGGGGGTGAAGTCTCTTTGCAGAACTCTTTCCCTCAATCACACAATTTCTTATGGAGAAATTTACTGTTTAGTACTGTAAATTAAGGTATGGTGCTACTTTCCACTCTACAAGTTCCTATGTGTGGAAACTAATtctattggggtgggggtgggggtggaatctAGGACAAAGTGTTATTGGTCCTAAAACAATAAATTGATAATGGTGGTGCACGGTTATTCAAATTCTGTAATCAGCATACACCctcctttttaaataaaactacaTAAAGTAAGTTGACTTTGCAAATCTTATTATGATACATCATTTGTTCTGTCTGTCATGAGGAGGGAGAAGAATACTGATTGACCCTTAAAAATCTCATTTAATGGTTCTTCTGACATTTTACTAAGTGTTGCttccataatttaaaatacatctCTGTAAAAATTCTAATTTCTGAAGTAAACAAAGAGTATTAGAAAGATAAATTGTGTGATTATTAACATTTCTTGTAGCTCTTCTGTACAAATGCAGACTTAAACTGTAAAATGAGAAATGTAAAACATGGGGCATATTATATGAAAgatgctttttaatttttcagaCTAGCCTTGGCCCTGTCATTTCTTCAGCCTGGTGGCTAGGTGAAACAGCAATTTTTCCTGGTAATCCATCTTGCTGGCATTTTCTCCTGAAAGAAACATATGATTCTTATCTCCACTAGCTTCTAAATGAGTGTGAGAAGTATTTCCTTCTTGATCTGTACTTTCATGAGATCTGAGGTACTTTTCTTGGATCCAAAgtactttttttcctgttttctattGGCTGCTCTCCATGCAACAAAATTATGTTCTTTAAAGTATATTTATAAGGCATAAGTCACCTATAACAGATAACAGGACCAAgctgaccaaaactagatgcagtattctaagcgTGGCcgtactaaggctttataaagcggtattaatacttcacattaACGCAGCCTATGactacattggcttttttgactgctgctgcacactgcaggttcatatttaatattttttaacatatttataatcatattataaatattatagatCATACTTCTAACAACAAAGGTAACCTTAttttgggttttatttattttatcaacccctattttttttttaataaggccaACCATAAACCTTAATTTTGCTTTCTGAGTGCTTATACAATGTTACATTTTCATGCCCGTCTTCTCAACACATGGGAGCTCAGTTCAATTTCAATTCTGGCTTGATTTAAGACTCTTGATAATTAAGTGAATGGATGTTCTTACCGGCCATATGTTTCCATACGTTTCGGGCTCTAAAAATAGCAACTGGGTGGCAGGGCTACCAATGATGCATTCTCTATGGTTTGTCTATAGCAGCTCATTGGGCAATTCTGTTTCTGATACCCTCTTAATTTTGTATACTGCCAATGAGTCCTCAATTCAATGTAATCAATTCTGCCAGTGAGGAGTCAATGCAGAGTTTGCCTTGGAGTTTCAAGAAACACAATAAAGAATTGATGCTTCTGAACCTTGATGTTAGAGACGGCTTCTGACAAAGCAAACGATGGATAATGAAACAAATCAATCCAGCGTTTTCACTTCAAGCAGAACCATAATTGGAACAGAGCtcaaagggactttggaggtcttctagtccagcctcctgctcaagcaggagatcctataccatttcagacaagtaactgcccagtctctctttaaaaacctccaatgatggagtacccacaacttctgaaggcaagctgttccactggttaattgtcctcacttttaaGAAGTTCCTCCTCAAtttcaggttgcttttctcctttattagtttccatccattttcttgCACACATAACCAAAGTCCAATTATCCTATTTTGAACCCCTTAAAATTTGAAGCTGTTgcactgggtttttaaaaaaatcatttctgccAACTTTCTCTTTAAAGATTGACagggatatattttaaaatgatattgtAATAAAACCCTTGAAAGTTTTCAAAACAAACTTGGCAGTTTTAAAGTCTTTGGTTGGGTCTACCATTTTTGCTACTGTTATCCTCATCTGCAAGAAACGAAGCAGCTTCAGACATGTTGAAGTTTCCCCATCATAGCCTATggatagatctttttttaaaaaattgaatctcgAAGGCAGGTAAACTAAATCAGGGGGATACTGAATCCCAAATCCCAAACCTGAATAGAGCCATGCTCTTGTAGCATAAGCTACCAACAGGAATCAGCTCACAATTAATTCATCCAGGCCTATCCTGCTCAATTTGAGGATATATTTACTATGAAGGTAAAAGACACTGAAAGACAGCATATAGATTTCTTAAATAAGTACATTAAATAGTAATGTACTCAAAAacagcagaggtttttttttaagacctTAAGCC from the Thamnophis elegans isolate rThaEle1 chromosome 5, rThaEle1.pri, whole genome shotgun sequence genome contains:
- the KCNG1 gene encoding potassium voltage-gated channel subfamily G member 1, with translation MTLLPGENSDYDYSALSCASDASFNHPLFAERETLKGVFYQRAKRLHPGKDLYESVRPEERKHYIIINVGGFKYLLPWTTLDKFPMTRLGQLKFCNNFDDILNICDDYDVTCNEFFFDRNPGAFRTILTFLRAGKLRLLREVCALSFQEELLYWGIEEDSLEWCCKRRYLQKMEEFAEMNEIEDEFLDCENPSEATGTETKGSLCMKKLQDMVEKPQSGIPGKVFACLSVLFVTVTAVNLSISTMPGLREEEERGECSQMCYNIFIVESVCVGWFSLEFLLRFIQAPSKFIFLRHPLTLIDIVAILPYYITLLLDSASVSSNKKPSSGNIYLDKVGLVLRILRALRILYVMRLARHSLGLQTLGLTARRCTREFGLLLLFLCVAIALFAPLLYVIENEMADSQEFTSIPACYWWAVITMTTVGYGDMVPRSIPGQVVALSSILSGILLMAFPVTSIFHTFSRSYIELKQEQERIMYRRAQFLMKTKSQLSNASQGSDVFPNMPSETRDNV